Proteins encoded in a region of the Panthera tigris isolate Pti1 chromosome B2, P.tigris_Pti1_mat1.1, whole genome shotgun sequence genome:
- the AGPAT1 gene encoding 1-acyl-sn-glycerol-3-phosphate acyltransferase alpha has protein sequence MELWPGVWPVLLLLFLLLLFLLPTLWFCSPSAKYFFKMAFYNGWILFLAVLAIPVCAVRGRNVENMKILRLMLLHIKYLYGIRVEVRGAHHFPPSQPYVVVSNHQSSLDLLGMMEVLPGRCVPIAKRELLWAGSAGLACWLAGVIFIDRKRTGDAISVMSEVAQTLLTQDVRVWVFPEGTRNHNGSMLPFKRGAFHLAVQAQVPIVPIVMSSYQDFYCKKERRFTSGRCQVRVLPPVPTEGLTPDDVPALADRVRHSMLTVFREISTDGRGGGDCLKKPGGVGDARL, from the exons ATGGAGTTGTGGCCGGGGGTATGGcctgtgctgctgctgctcttCCTGCTGCTGCTCTTCCTGCTGCCCACCCTGTGGTTCTGCAGCCCCAGTGCCAAATACTTCTTCAAGATGGCCTTCTACAATGGCTGGATCCTCTTCCTGGCGGTGCTCGCCATCCCTGTGTGTGCTGTGCGAGGACGCAACGTTGAGAACATGAA GATCTTGCGTCTGATGCTGCTCCACATCAAATACCTGTATGGGATCCGAGTGGAGGTGCGTGGGGCCCACCACTTCCCTCCCTCACAGCCCTACGTCGTGGTCTCCAACCACCAGAGCTCACTCGACCTGCTTG GGATGATGGAGGTACTGCCAGGCCGCTGTGTGCCCATTGCCAAGCGTGAGCTGCTGTGGGCTGGCTCTGCTGGACTGGCCTGCTGGCTGGCAGGAGTCATCTTCATCGACCGGAAGCGCACTGGGGATGCCATCAGTGTCATGTCTGAAGTTGCCCAGACCCTGCTCACCCAGGAC GTGCGGGTCTGGGTTTTTCCAGAGGGCACGAGAAACCACAATGGCTCCATGCTGCCCTTCAAACGTGGCGCCTTCCACCTTGCAGTACAGGCCCAG gttCCCATTGTCCCCATAGTCATGTCCTCCTATCAAGACTTCTATTGCAAGAAGGAGCGTCGCTTCACTTCGG GGCGATGTCAGGTACGGGTGCTGCCCCCAGTGCCCACAGAAGGGCTGACACCAGATGACGTCCCAGCTCTGGCTGACAGAGTCCGGCACTCCATGCTCACCGTTTTCCGGGAAATCTCCACTGATGGCCGGGGCGGTGGTGACTGTCTGAAGAAGCCTGGAGGGGTGGGCGACGCCCGGCTCTGA